Proteins from a genomic interval of Gadus morhua chromosome 21, gadMor3.0, whole genome shotgun sequence:
- the LOC115534395 gene encoding exocyst complex component 3-like protein (The sequence of the model RefSeq protein was modified relative to this genomic sequence to represent the inferred CDS: added 84 bases not found in genome assembly), whose translation MSPLDWSTLRFIMGMCCLQTTAVRMEGTPEKPKAPHKKFRIKLKLPQLTQLARPKFKPKGSTEQSDSLPGADLLVSASETPLSFGELLDQNSLAEASRLLINREDQHFRRVSAEPDPRSLQQAPGSHGGAEEEKGEDDEDVLQKDLEALMFNVWTVVHSTITPPSSNSSSSSTSSSSSTSTSSSSQDDLRLLQSAVSVILQQEAQDKCWEEQQKNGERGGGSDVGGGGGGGGGGGGGGGGGGANLPDWRPVECLKTHRELLAAMVESRLNSAGPPDGVGATTLSSEAKKELCGLGKRLQEDLLVVVRKVSVCYPEELGVAELYAGLYHRGFASRLTALARTPLGLDDCSYLLFWVNDYYSKAILKHEELQSVFTHAELGALVPQKELNQLEDQYLTHKEGQVGAWLGSALASEQKSWQRGPEKMDLYWFSPLAVDTLQIVESVVCEARLVLSDPSKAQRITAQLQPFFTSYRKALEDFTRRNHDNGPAVVKANLGCIQQFRSFLEKEDNALSGDQGAGLQSSVRALED comes from the exons ATGTCGCCACTAGATTGGTCAACCCTGCGCTTCATTATGGGCATGTGTTGTCTTCAG ACAACTGCGGTGAGGATGGAGGGGACCCCGGAGAAGCCTAAAGCCCCCCATAAGAAATTCCGCATCAAACTGAAGCTCCCACAGTTAACGCAGTTGGCGCGTCCGAAGTTCAAACCAAAAGGCAGCACCGAGCAGAGCGACTCTCTACCCG GCGCTGACCTGTTAGTAAGCGCTTCAGAGACACCTTTGAGCTTCGGGGAGCTGTTGGATCAGAATTCCCTTGCGGAGGCGAGCCGATTGCTGATCAACCGCGAGGACCAGCACTTCAGACGGGTGTCGGCAGAACCAGACCCCAGGTCCCTGCAGCAGGCCCCAGGCTCTCATGGAGGCGCTGAGGAAGAGAAGGGGGAAGACGATGAAGATGTTCTACAGAAGGACCTTGAGGCTCTGATGTTTAATGTGTGGACGGTCGTCCACAGCACCATAACCCCCCCtagctccaactcctcctcctcctccacctcctcctcctcctccacctccacttcctcctcctcccaggatGACCTGCGCCTCCTGCAGAGTGCAGTGAGCGTCATCCTCCAGCAGGAGGCGCAAGACAAATGCtgggaggagcagcagaagaACGGGGAGCGTGGTGGGGGTAGCgatgtgggaggaggaggaggaggaggaggaggaggaggaggaggaggaggaggaggtggggcgaACCTTCCTGACTGGCGCCCGGTAGAGTGCCTTAAAACCCACAGGGAGCTGCTGGCCGCCATGGTGGAGTCTAGGCTGAACAGCGCCGGCCCGCCGGACGGCGTCGGGGCGACCACCCTTTCCAGCGAGGCCAAGAAGGAGCTGTGTGGCCTGGGGAAGAGGCTGCAGGAGGACCTGCTAGTGGTGGTCCGGAAGGTGTCCGTCTGCTACCCAGAGGAGCTGGGCGTCGCCGAGCTCTACGCCGGCCTGTACCACCGCGGCTTCGCCAGCCGGCTGACCGCGCTGGCGCGCACCCCGCTGGGGCTGGACGACTGCAGCTACCTGCTCTTCTGGGTCAATGACTACTACTCCAA GGCGATCTTGAAGCACGAGGAGCTGCAGTCTGTCTTCACCCACGCTGAACTGGGAGCTCTGGTCCCTCAGAAGGAGCTGAACCAGCTGGAGGACCAGTACCTCACCCATAAAGAG GGTCAGGTGGGGGCATGGCTTGGTTCTGCCCTGGCCAGTGAGCAGAAGAGCTGGCAGAGAGGACCCGAGAAGATGGACCTCTACTGGTTCAGCCCTCTAGCTGTGGACACGCTACAG atagtggagagtgttgtgtgtgaggCTCGGTTGGTCCTCAGTGACCCGAGTAAAGCCCAGCGAATCACAGCCCAGCTGCAGCCCTTCTTCACCAG CTACAGGAAGGCTTTGGAGGACTTCACCCggcgtaaccatgacaacggcCCTGCGGTTGTGAAGGCCAACCTGGGCTGTATCCAACAGTTCAG
- the LOC115534881 gene encoding RAC-alpha serine/threonine-protein kinase: MSEGTIVKEGWLHKRGEYIKTWRPRFFLLKSDGTFIGYKERPQGVDQLVTPLNNFSVAQCQVMKTERPKANSFMIRCLQWTTVIERTFYVDTPEEREDWLGSIQGVAAKLQRSEEQEEAEEDRSEPHLNHPRDKVSMLDFEYLRLLGRGSFGKVILVKETSTGRYYAMKILRKEVIVTKDEVAHTLTENRVLQTSRHPFLTVLRYSFQTHDRLCFVMEYANGGELFFHLSRERVFSEERARFYGAEIVSALDYLHSVKNVVYRDLKLENLLLDREGHVKITDFGLCKEGVTDDVPMTTFCGTPEYLAPEVLEDSDYGRAVDWWGLGVVMYEMMCGRLPFYSHDHEALFSLILTEEVRLPSTLSQAARRLLAGLLRKDPKARLGGGPGDAKEVMKHQFFTGVRWEEVFLKKLTPPFKPQVTSEMDTRYFDMEFTGQAITITPPGHDRVLETLDGDDGPSFPHFSYTASGTS; the protein is encoded by the exons ATGTCTGAGGGGACGATAGTGAAGGAAGGATGGCTTCATAAACGAG GAGAGTACATAAAAACATGGCGCCCAAGGTTCTTCCTCCTAAAAAGCGACGGTACCTTCATCGGTTACAAGGAGCGACCACAGGGTGTAGATCAATTAGTGACCCCCCTAAACAACTTCTCTGTTGCCC AATGTCAGGTAATGAAGACAGAGCGACCGAAGGCCAACTCCTTCATGATTCGCTGTCTCCAGTGGACCACAGTCATAGAAAGGACCTTCTACGTGGACACACCTGAGGAGAG ggaggactggcTGGGCTCCATCCAGGGGGTGGCGGCCAAATTGCAGAGatcagaggagcaggaggaggcagaggaggaccGGAGCGAGCCTCACCTCAACCACCCCAGAGACAAAGTG TCCATGCTGGACTTTGAGTACCTGCGCCTGCTGGGGAGGGGGTCGTTCGGGAAGGTGATCCTGGTGAAGGAGACGTCCACGGGGAGGTACTACGCCATGAAGATCCTCCGCAAGGAGGTCATCGTCACCAAG gaTGAAGTGGCTCACACACTGACGGAGAACAGAGTGCTGCAGACGTCCCGACACCCCTTCCTCACC GTGTTGCGGTACTCCTTCCAGACCCACGACAGGCTGTGTTTCGTCATGGAGTACGCCAACGGAGGGGAG CTTTTTTTCCATCTCTCGAGGGAGCGCGTGTTCTCGGAGGAAAGAGCTCGTTTCTACGGAGCAGAGATCGTCTCTGCTCTCGACTACCTGCACTCTGTCAAAAATGTTGTCTACAGAGACCtaaag CTGGAGAACCTGTTGCTGGATAGAGAAGGCCATGTTAAGATCACTGACTTCGGCCTTTGTAAGGAGGGCGTCACAGACGACGTCCCCATGACTACCTTCTGCGGAACCCCTGAATACCTAGCGCCAGAG gtgttggAGGACAGTGACTACGGCCGGGCGGTGGACTGGTGGGGTCTGGGCGTGGTGATGTATGAGATGATGTGCGGCCGGCTGCCGTTCTACAGCCACGACCACGAGGCGCTGTTCTCCCTTATCCTGACCGAGGAGGTCCGCCTCCCCTCCACGCTGAGCCAGGCCGCCCGCCGCCTCCTGGCCGGCCTGCTGAGGAAGGACCCCAAGGCCCG GCTGGGCGGTGGTCCCGGGGACGCCAAGGAGGTCATGAAGCACCAGTTCTTCACGGGGGTCCGGTGGGAGGAGGTTTTTCTCAAGAAG CTGACTCCGCCCTTCAAGCCCCAGGTGACCTCAGAGATGGACACACGCTATTTTGACATGGAGTTTACCGGTCAGGCCATAACCATCACCCCACCCGGACACG ACCGAGTGCTGGAGACGTTGGATGGCGATGACGGGCCCAGCTTCCCCCACTTCTCCTACACGGCCAGTGGGACGTCCTAG